A single Lolium perenne isolate Kyuss_39 chromosome 6, Kyuss_2.0, whole genome shotgun sequence DNA region contains:
- the LOC127305643 gene encoding mitogen-activated protein kinase kinase 5, whose amino-acid sequence MRPGGPPNGRPGLGPGQPQPQQQPGTPGRGRRRPDLTLLPLPQRDLTSLAVPLPLPPPPSSAPSSTSSSGSGSGPSSMGAPTPPNSAGSAPPAPPPLGELERVRRIGSGAGGTVWMVRHAPTGRAYALKVLYGHHDDAVRRQITREIAILRTAEHPAIVRCHGMYEQAGELQILLEYMDGGSLEGRRIATEAFLADVARQVLSGIAYLHRRHIVHRDIKPSNLLIDSARRVKIADFGVGRILNQTMDPCNSSVGTIAYMSPERINTDLNDGAYDGYAGDIWSFGLSILEFYLGRFPLGENLGKLGDWAALMVAICYSDSPAAPPTASPELRSFISCCLQKNPARRPSAAQLLQHKFIAGPQPQVLAPPPS is encoded by the coding sequence ATGCGACCGGGCGGCCCGCCCAACGGCAGGCCGGGGCTGGGTCCGGGTCAGCCGCAGCCGCAGCAGCAGCCGGGCACGCCGGGGCGCGGGCGACGCCGCCCGGATCTCACGCTGCTGCCGCTGCCGCAGCGCGACCTCACGTCGCTCGCCGTGCCGCtgcccctgccgccgccgccgtcctccgcgccgtcctccacctcctcctccgggtcCGGGTCCGGCCCCTCGTCCATGGGCGCGCCGACGCCGCCCAACTCGGCCGGCTCCGCGCCGCCGGCCCCGCCGCCGCTGGGCGAGCTGGAGCGCGTGCGCCGCATCGGGAGCGGCGCGGGCGGGACGGTGTGGATGGTGCGGCACGCGCCCACGGGCCGGGCGTACGCGCTCAAGGTGCTCTACGGGCACCACGACGACGCCGTCCGGCGGCAGATCACGCGGGAGATCGCCATCCTGCGCACCGCCGAGCACCCGGCCATCGTGCGGTGCCACGGCATGTACGAGCAGGCGGGGGAGCTGCAGATCCTGCTGGAGTACATGGACGGGGGCTCCCTCGAGGGCCGCCGCATCGCCACCGAGGCGTTCCTCGCCGACGTGGCGCGGCAGGTGCTGTCCGGGATCGCGTACCTGCACCGCCGCCACATCGTGCACCGCGACATCAAGCCGTCCAACCTGCTCATCGACTCGGCCCGCCGCGTCAAGATCGCCGACTTCGGGGTGGGCCGCATCCTGAACCAGACCATGGACCCCTGCAACTCCTCCGTCGGCACCATCGCCTACATGAGCCCCGAGCGCATCAACACGGACCTCAACGACGGCGCATACGACGGCTACGCCGGCGACATCTGGAGCTTCGGCCTCAGCATCCTCGAGTTCTACCTCGGCAGGTTCCCGCTCGGGGAGAACCTGGGGAAGCTCGGCGACTGGGCGGCCCTCATGGTCGCCATCTGCTACTCCGACTCGCCCGCCGCGCCGCCCACCGCGTCCCCGGAGCTCAGGAGCTTCATCAGCTGCTGCCTGCAGAAGAACCCGGCCAGGCGCCCGTCCGCCGCGCAGCTGCTGCAGCACAAGTTCATCGCCGGGCCGCAGCCGCAGGTCCTCGCCCCTCCGCCATCGTGA